A window of Costertonia aggregata contains these coding sequences:
- a CDS encoding VOC family protein: protein MKIEHLAIWVADLELMRSFYETYFNAKAGGKYHNPKKEFSSYFLSFDKGPRLELMHTPEIAHSQNLAITHLGIVHFAVSVGSKKQVNALTERLRRDGYAIKGEARTTGDGYYESVVLDPEGNQIEITI, encoded by the coding sequence ATGAAGATAGAACATTTGGCTATTTGGGTTGCCGATTTAGAATTGATGCGCAGTTTTTATGAAACTTACTTTAATGCAAAAGCGGGAGGGAAATATCATAATCCAAAAAAGGAGTTCTCCTCATATTTTCTCAGCTTTGACAAGGGACCAAGATTAGAATTAATGCATACCCCAGAAATAGCGCACAGTCAAAACCTAGCCATAACCCATCTAGGGATTGTTCATTTTGCTGTTTCTGTTGGCAGTAAAAAGCAGGTTAATGCTTTGACCGAGCGGTTGCGTAGAGATGGCTATGCGATCAAAGGAGAAGCAAGGACTACGGGAGATGGATATTATGAGAGCGTGGTGTTAGATCCGGAAGGGAATCAAATAGAGATAACCATCTAG
- the mscL gene encoding large-conductance mechanosensitive channel protein MscL, which translates to MLKEFKEFAMKGNLVDIAVGFVMGAAFNKVVASFTGGIVSPLIGLIFNADFKDVKYIIQEGTMNEAGEKVGEVAIMYGEFLTNVIDFIIVAFVMFMVVKGVNKMKKKEEPAPEEPKGPTQEELLIEIRDALKK; encoded by the coding sequence ATGTTAAAAGAGTTCAAAGAATTTGCAATGAAAGGAAACCTGGTAGATATTGCCGTAGGTTTCGTTATGGGTGCCGCTTTCAATAAAGTTGTGGCATCGTTTACGGGGGGTATCGTTTCCCCATTGATCGGTCTTATTTTTAATGCAGACTTTAAAGACGTCAAATATATCATACAAGAAGGAACCATGAACGAAGCAGGCGAAAAAGTAGGCGAAGTAGCCATAATGTACGGAGAATTCTTGACCAATGTCATCGACTTTATTATTGTGGCTTTTGTGATGTTCATGGTAGTAAAGGGTGTTAACAAAATGAAGAAAAAAGAGGAGCCCGCTCCAGAGGAACCAAAAGGGCCAACACAAGAAGAATTATTGATTGAGATTAGGGATGCCCTAAAAAAATAA
- the rsmI gene encoding 16S rRNA (cytidine(1402)-2'-O)-methyltransferase: protein MGKLYLVPTPIGNLEDMTLRAIRILKEVDLILAEDTRTSGKLLQHFEITTPMQSHHMHNEHKLMDGIVRRLKNGEIIAQISDAGTPAISDPGFLLTRACVENNIAVECLPGATAFVPALVNSGLPNEKFVFEGFLPVKKGRQTRLKLLAEETRTIIFYESPHKLIRTLTHFVEYFGAKRPASVSRELTKIYEETVRGSMEEVLKYYTKKPPKGEIVIIVGGKQ, encoded by the coding sequence ATGGGAAAATTATATTTGGTACCTACACCTATCGGAAACTTAGAGGATATGACCCTCAGGGCCATTCGTATTTTGAAGGAAGTAGATTTGATACTTGCCGAAGATACCCGTACAAGCGGAAAGCTATTGCAGCACTTTGAAATAACCACACCTATGCAGAGCCATCACATGCATAATGAGCATAAATTGATGGACGGTATCGTAAGGCGATTGAAAAATGGTGAGATTATAGCACAAATTTCGGATGCGGGAACGCCTGCCATATCCGATCCTGGATTTTTGTTGACAAGGGCCTGTGTAGAAAACAATATCGCAGTTGAATGCTTGCCCGGGGCAACCGCTTTCGTACCTGCTTTGGTGAACAGTGGACTGCCAAACGAGAAGTTTGTTTTTGAGGGATTTCTTCCCGTTAAAAAAGGTCGTCAAACTAGGTTAAAGCTCTTGGCTGAGGAAACACGCACTATCATTTTTTACGAATCACCACATAAACTCATAAGGACTCTTACGCATTTTGTAGAATATTTTGGAGCGAAAAGGCCCGCTTCGGTTTCTCGAGAATTGACAAAAATCTATGAAGAGACCGTTCGGGGCAGTATGGAGGAGGTATTAAAATACTACACGAAAAAACCACCAAAAGGGGAAATCGTAATTATCGTAGGCGGTAAACAATAG
- the recJ gene encoding single-stranded-DNA-specific exonuclease RecJ, with translation MRWTIKPKPEQKDIDQLANVLHVDDLVAQLLVQRGITTYEAAKKFFRPQLTHLHDPFLMKDMDVAVGRIETAIKNEENILVYGDYDVDGTTAVALVYSYLLSDYPNVATYIPDRYDEGYGISYKGIDFAEDNSFSLIIALDCGVKAIDKVAYAKKKDIDFIICDHHRPGKNLPDAIAVLDPKRVDCDYPYDELCGCGVGFKLVQALSSRRGKTIDDLVQYLDLVATAIGADIVPITGENRTLAFYGLQVINQQPRTGFKAIIDQIKKTVLTITDVVFIIAPRINAAGRMKHGQYAVNLLTETDLNKAQKSAAEIEQFNTDRRGLDQEITQQALVQIQENNEEEKFTSVVYKESWHKGVIGIVASRLTETYYRPTLVFTKSGDKLAASARSVKGFDVYNALEGCSDCIEQFGGHKYAAGLTLSENQFETFKRQFEKVVSESIDPQLLTPEITVDAVIELKDITPKLMRIIRQFAPFGPGNMTPVFMAENLTDTGYAKGVGQNEAHLKISVTQNDSHRIDGIGFNLGDKLPLVISRKPFKAVFSLDENEWQGNISLQLKIKDIK, from the coding sequence ATGCGCTGGACCATAAAGCCGAAACCGGAACAGAAAGATATTGACCAATTGGCCAATGTACTTCATGTGGATGATTTGGTGGCGCAACTACTGGTGCAAAGGGGTATTACCACCTATGAAGCAGCCAAAAAATTCTTTCGTCCACAACTGACCCATTTGCACGACCCCTTCTTGATGAAAGATATGGATGTTGCTGTAGGCCGCATAGAAACTGCTATCAAAAACGAGGAAAATATTTTGGTTTATGGCGATTATGATGTGGATGGTACTACGGCGGTCGCTTTGGTTTACAGCTACCTACTCAGTGATTACCCAAATGTGGCAACGTATATTCCGGACAGGTACGATGAAGGGTATGGAATATCTTACAAAGGCATCGATTTTGCAGAGGACAACAGTTTTTCTTTGATCATTGCCTTGGATTGTGGCGTTAAGGCCATAGACAAGGTAGCCTATGCCAAGAAAAAAGATATTGATTTTATTATTTGCGACCATCACAGACCCGGGAAAAACTTACCGGATGCCATAGCCGTTTTAGACCCAAAGCGTGTGGATTGCGATTACCCTTATGATGAATTGTGTGGTTGTGGAGTGGGTTTTAAGTTGGTTCAGGCCCTTAGCTCCAGAAGAGGGAAAACTATTGATGATTTGGTACAATACCTTGATTTAGTGGCTACTGCCATTGGTGCGGACATCGTACCGATAACCGGTGAGAATAGAACTCTCGCTTTTTATGGCCTACAGGTTATCAATCAACAGCCTAGAACAGGTTTTAAGGCTATTATCGACCAGATAAAAAAAACAGTACTCACAATAACCGATGTTGTATTCATCATAGCCCCAAGAATTAATGCGGCAGGCAGGATGAAACATGGTCAGTATGCCGTAAATCTGCTAACAGAAACCGATTTGAACAAGGCCCAGAAATCTGCTGCTGAGATTGAGCAGTTCAATACCGACAGAAGGGGATTGGACCAAGAGATTACCCAGCAAGCCTTAGTTCAAATTCAAGAAAACAACGAAGAGGAAAAATTTACCTCTGTGGTGTATAAAGAATCTTGGCACAAAGGCGTCATCGGTATAGTTGCCTCAAGATTGACTGAAACGTATTATAGGCCTACTTTGGTTTTTACCAAGAGCGGGGATAAGTTGGCGGCATCCGCACGTTCGGTCAAAGGTTTTGACGTTTACAATGCTCTGGAAGGCTGTTCGGACTGTATCGAACAGTTTGGGGGGCATAAATATGCAGCAGGGTTGACTTTGTCGGAAAATCAATTTGAAACCTTTAAACGACAATTTGAAAAAGTGGTTTCAGAAAGCATAGACCCACAATTGTTGACTCCCGAAATAACGGTCGATGCAGTTATAGAGCTTAAGGATATCACCCCTAAATTGATGCGGATCATACGACAGTTCGCTCCTTTTGGCCCAGGCAATATGACCCCTGTTTTTATGGCAGAGAATTTGACCGATACAGGCTATGCAAAAGGTGTAGGCCAAAATGAGGCACATTTAAAAATATCGGTCACCCAAAACGATAGCCATAGGATTGACGGTATAGGGTTCAATCTGGGAGACAAACTACCTTTGGTCATAAGTAGAAAACCATTTAAAGCTGTTTTTTCGTTGGACGAAAATGAATGGCAAGGTAACATTAGTCTTCAATTGAAAATAAAGGATATTAAATGA
- a CDS encoding thymidine kinase, with protein sequence MFLENTVNHKEQFGWIEVICGSMFSGKTEELIRRLRRAQFAKQKVEIFKPMVDTRYNEEMVVSHDANEIRSTPVPAAANIRLLADGCDVVGIDEAQFFDDEIVTVCNDLANKGVRVLVAGLDMDFKGNPFGPMPALMATAEYVTKVHAICTRTGNLANYSFRKSDSDKLVMLGETEAYEPLSRGAFYKAMLREKVSQMKVDSEEVNASKKNSDV encoded by the coding sequence ATGTTTCTCGAAAACACCGTTAATCACAAGGAACAATTCGGCTGGATAGAAGTTATCTGCGGCTCTATGTTTTCCGGTAAGACCGAGGAATTGATCAGGCGTTTGAGACGTGCACAATTTGCAAAGCAAAAAGTAGAAATTTTCAAGCCGATGGTCGATACCCGCTATAACGAGGAAATGGTAGTCTCGCACGATGCCAATGAGATACGCTCTACTCCCGTTCCCGCTGCGGCTAATATTAGGCTTTTGGCCGATGGCTGTGATGTGGTAGGTATTGATGAGGCCCAGTTTTTTGATGATGAGATCGTAACGGTCTGCAATGACCTTGCCAATAAGGGGGTTCGCGTTCTTGTGGCCGGGTTGGATATGGATTTTAAGGGAAACCCGTTTGGTCCCATGCCCGCACTAATGGCTACGGCAGAATACGTTACCAAAGTACATGCCATTTGCACCCGTACCGGAAATTTGGCCAATTACAGTTTTCGGAAATCCGATAGTGATAAATTGGTAATGCTCGGAGAGACCGAAGCATATGAACCCCTGAGCAGGGGAGCATTCTACAAAGCCATGTTGCGGGAAAAAGTAAGTCAAATGAAGGTTGATTCTGAAGAAGTGAATGCTTCAAAAAAAAACTCCGATGTCTGA
- a CDS encoding UDP-2,3-diacylglucosamine diphosphatase, whose protein sequence is MTTIHLPENKKVYFASDNHLGAPTNAQSFPREKKFVAWLDEIKYDAAAIFLLGDLFDFWFEYKTVVPKGFTRTLGKLAEISDSGIPIYYFVGNHDLWMNGYFEEELNIPVFHRPQQYKINDTSFFIGHGDGLGPHDKGYKRMKKLFTNPVAKWFFRWMHPDWGVRLAQYFSVKNKLISGDEDAKFLGEDKEWLVQYAKRKLESQHYDHFVFGHRHLPLEIQLNEKSKYTNLGDWIKYYTYAVFDGEILSLEKFEG, encoded by the coding sequence ATGACCACTATACATCTTCCCGAAAATAAAAAAGTGTATTTCGCCAGTGACAACCATCTAGGCGCACCCACAAATGCACAAAGTTTTCCCCGGGAAAAAAAGTTTGTGGCCTGGTTGGATGAAATCAAATATGACGCTGCCGCCATATTTTTGTTGGGCGACCTATTTGATTTTTGGTTCGAGTATAAAACCGTTGTGCCCAAAGGGTTTACCAGAACTTTGGGTAAATTGGCCGAAATATCGGACTCGGGAATTCCCATTTACTATTTTGTGGGCAACCACGACCTTTGGATGAACGGGTATTTCGAGGAAGAGCTGAACATTCCCGTTTTTCACCGCCCTCAACAATACAAAATCAACGATACTTCGTTTTTTATAGGTCATGGTGATGGGTTAGGGCCACATGACAAGGGTTACAAGCGCATGAAAAAACTGTTTACCAATCCGGTCGCAAAATGGTTTTTTAGATGGATGCACCCGGATTGGGGCGTTCGGTTGGCTCAGTATTTTTCGGTAAAGAACAAATTGATTTCCGGTGATGAGGATGCCAAATTTTTAGGCGAGGACAAAGAATGGTTGGTGCAGTATGCCAAACGCAAATTGGAAAGCCAACATTATGACCATTTTGTTTTTGGACATCGCCATTTACCTTTGGAAATACAGTTGAACGAAAAATCCAAATACACCAATCTTGGTGACTGGATCAAATATTACACCTATGCCGTTTTTGATGGGGAAATACTATCCTTAGAAAAATTCGAGGGCTAA
- a CDS encoding DoxX family protein has product MQIKKIVFYVATGILTAIMLYSVQMYFRNPDAIASYFESVQYPGYLVYPLAIAKVLGLVAIWGNFSRSLKEWAYAGFFFDVTLALTAHMVAKDGGELFSIIAFFALMISYFTGKTVCP; this is encoded by the coding sequence ATGCAAATCAAAAAAATCGTTTTTTATGTAGCGACCGGAATATTAACGGCTATCATGCTATATTCGGTACAGATGTACTTTCGTAATCCTGATGCGATAGCCAGCTACTTTGAAAGTGTGCAATATCCGGGTTATCTTGTATATCCATTAGCGATTGCAAAGGTGTTGGGCCTCGTTGCTATTTGGGGGAATTTCTCCAGATCATTAAAGGAATGGGCCTATGCAGGTTTCTTTTTTGATGTTACTTTGGCACTTACGGCACATATGGTCGCAAAAGATGGTGGGGAATTATTTTCGATTATTGCTTTTTTTGCGTTGATGATTTCTTACTTTACGGGTAAAACAGTATGTCCTTAA
- a CDS encoding uracil-DNA glycosylase family protein has protein sequence MQHLLSEIRNCEVCKKHLPLGPRPIISGTVNSKIVLVSQAPGKKAHEHNRAWDDSSGRKLREWLGVTDEQFYDADNFAVLPMGFCYPGKAKTGDLPPRKECAPLWHGLVWEQFENVKLVIVIGKYAQDRYLKEFSKANLTQNVANFKDFLPKHFPLPHPSPVNRFWMAKNPWFEQEVVGELRKIVSKVIGEPK, from the coding sequence ATGCAGCATCTACTTTCAGAGATTCGAAACTGCGAAGTCTGTAAAAAACATTTGCCGCTAGGGCCAAGACCTATAATTTCGGGAACGGTAAATTCGAAGATAGTTTTGGTAAGTCAGGCTCCTGGGAAAAAAGCGCATGAGCACAATAGGGCATGGGACGATTCCAGCGGAAGAAAATTACGCGAATGGCTAGGGGTAACCGATGAGCAATTTTATGATGCGGATAATTTTGCCGTGTTGCCTATGGGTTTTTGCTATCCCGGAAAAGCGAAGACTGGCGATTTACCACCAAGAAAGGAATGTGCACCGCTATGGCATGGTTTGGTCTGGGAACAGTTTGAAAACGTAAAGCTGGTTATTGTGATAGGAAAGTATGCCCAAGACAGGTATCTAAAAGAATTTTCAAAGGCGAACCTAACCCAGAACGTAGCGAATTTTAAAGATTTTTTGCCAAAACATTTTCCGTTGCCGCACCCCTCCCCAGTCAATCGGTTTTGGATGGCCAAAAACCCATGGTTTGAGCAAGAGGTTGTAGGGGAGTTAAGGAAAATAGTATCAAAGGTGATAGGTGAGCCAAAATAA
- a CDS encoding MFS transporter codes for MARELDPYAALRYREFNIFLLVRFAMVFAWSMQFIVIEWQVYSMTKDPLSLGIIGLMEVIPAVGMALFAGHIVDQKEKRNLLVKCILGFSVVSFGLFMLSLPSLERQYNTTTLLYGIYVLVFLGGLVRTFLGPTIFSLIALIVPKKIYPNAATWSSSTWQLASVLGPALAGLSISWIGVHWSMCIIFGFSIIALIALFQVSKKPILNPKIGEPVFQSLREGLKFVFNTKAVFGALTLDMIAVLFGGAVALLPIFAQDILQVGSEGFGVLRAAPAVGASITMLGSTRFPLHKNAGKKLLWAVFGFGICIIVFGLSTYFWLSVIALFLSGAVDGVSMIIRQTILQLKTPDNMRGRVASVNSMFVGSSNELGAFESGVTAKLMGTVTAVVFGGTMTLLTVGITAFVSPTFRKLDLQKDVEEHEAE; via the coding sequence ATGGCAAGAGAACTAGACCCCTACGCAGCACTTCGGTATAGGGAATTCAATATTTTTTTGCTGGTACGTTTCGCGATGGTCTTTGCATGGTCTATGCAGTTTATAGTTATCGAATGGCAAGTCTACTCTATGACCAAAGACCCACTTTCGTTGGGAATCATTGGGCTAATGGAAGTAATTCCTGCGGTGGGTATGGCCCTCTTTGCCGGGCATATTGTGGACCAAAAGGAAAAACGTAACCTTTTGGTCAAATGCATTCTAGGTTTCTCGGTTGTTAGTTTTGGACTTTTTATGCTCAGTCTGCCGTCACTGGAACGCCAATACAATACTACTACCCTGCTGTACGGTATTTATGTTTTGGTCTTTTTGGGCGGATTGGTCAGGACATTTTTGGGACCTACCATTTTTTCATTGATCGCGCTCATCGTACCTAAAAAAATATATCCCAATGCCGCCACTTGGAGTAGTTCTACTTGGCAGCTTGCATCGGTATTGGGCCCTGCTTTGGCAGGCCTATCTATAAGTTGGATAGGGGTTCACTGGTCTATGTGTATCATTTTTGGTTTTTCTATCATAGCGCTGATCGCATTGTTTCAAGTATCAAAAAAGCCTATCCTAAATCCCAAAATAGGGGAGCCTGTTTTCCAAAGTTTACGGGAAGGCTTAAAATTCGTTTTTAATACCAAGGCGGTTTTTGGGGCTTTGACCTTGGATATGATAGCTGTGCTTTTTGGAGGTGCAGTGGCCCTGCTCCCCATTTTTGCCCAAGATATTTTGCAGGTAGGGTCAGAAGGCTTTGGCGTTTTACGGGCCGCTCCTGCCGTTGGGGCATCAATCACTATGTTGGGCTCAACACGTTTTCCTTTACATAAAAATGCGGGAAAAAAGTTGCTCTGGGCGGTGTTTGGTTTTGGTATCTGTATCATCGTGTTCGGGCTTTCTACATACTTTTGGTTATCGGTAATCGCATTGTTTTTAAGTGGTGCCGTAGATGGTGTCTCCATGATTATCAGGCAAACAATTCTCCAATTAAAAACGCCGGACAACATGAGGGGGAGGGTAGCTTCGGTAAATTCAATGTTCGTGGGATCATCCAACGAATTGGGTGCGTTTGAGAGCGGCGTTACGGCCAAATTGATGGGAACCGTTACCGCGGTGGTATTTGGTGGCACCATGACCCTGCTCACGGTCGGGATTACGGCTTTTGTGTCGCCAACCTTTAGAAAACTGGATTTACAGAAAGACGTGGAAGAGCATGAGGCCGAATAA
- a CDS encoding OsmC family protein, whose protein sequence is MGTTNHISTKWLGNMAFETNNPSGHTLHIDIAKEDGGDGNGFRPKALMLSSLAGCSGLDVASLIKKMKLEVDAFHIETIANLTDEHPKYYDKVVIEYHFHGSNLDEQKLQRAVDLSIETYCGVMEMFRRFAELKIVTKFHHK, encoded by the coding sequence ATGGGTACAACAAATCATATTAGCACTAAATGGTTGGGTAACATGGCCTTTGAAACCAATAATCCCTCGGGGCATACCTTACATATAGATATTGCCAAGGAAGATGGGGGAGATGGTAACGGTTTTCGTCCAAAAGCCTTGATGCTTTCTTCGCTTGCAGGATGTTCTGGACTGGATGTGGCTTCACTTATCAAAAAAATGAAATTGGAAGTAGACGCGTTCCACATCGAGACCATCGCCAACCTTACCGATGAGCATCCTAAATACTATGATAAAGTAGTTATTGAGTATCATTTTCACGGTAGCAATTTGGATGAGCAAAAGCTGCAGCGCGCTGTAGACCTTTCTATTGAGACGTATTGTGGCGTTATGGAGATGTTTCGGAGGTTTGCGGAGTTAAAAATTGTCACTAAATTCCATCATAAGTAA
- a CDS encoding carboxymuconolactone decarboxylase family protein has protein sequence MPLVRPLDPDHSPETKKLAEFFNETLGFCPNSILTMQHRPAISKAFINLNMAVMANEGRVTSALKRMIAWVSSNATGCRYCQAHAIRAAERYGAEQEQLDNIWEYRTHPAFSEAERAALDFSLQASQVPNAVDAEIKERLYQYWDEGEIVEMLGVISLFGYLNRWNDSQGTDIEEGAVESANQYLGKHGWEKGKHDGSAY, from the coding sequence ATGCCCTTAGTACGACCTCTTGACCCGGACCATAGCCCAGAAACCAAAAAACTGGCCGAATTCTTTAACGAAACCCTGGGGTTTTGTCCGAATTCAATTTTGACCATGCAGCATAGACCTGCTATTTCCAAAGCCTTTATTAACTTGAATATGGCAGTCATGGCCAATGAAGGGCGGGTTACGTCTGCCTTAAAACGTATGATCGCATGGGTAAGCAGCAATGCCACCGGATGCCGCTATTGCCAGGCACACGCCATACGGGCCGCTGAACGTTACGGAGCGGAACAGGAACAACTTGATAATATTTGGGAGTACCGAACTCACCCTGCTTTTTCTGAAGCTGAGCGAGCCGCATTGGATTTTTCGCTGCAAGCATCGCAAGTGCCCAATGCCGTAGATGCCGAAATCAAAGAACGTTTGTACCAATATTGGGATGAAGGTGAGATCGTAGAAATGCTCGGCGTAATTTCTCTTTTTGGTTACCTCAACCGTTGGAACGACAGTCAGGGAACCGATATTGAGGAAGGTGCGGTAGAAAGTGCCAACCAGTATCTTGGTAAACATGGTTGGGAAAAAGGGAAGCATGATGGGAGTGCTTATTAG
- the alr gene encoding alanine racemase has protein sequence MSEVKETVLEIDFKALEHNYLYLRSKLLPKTKFLAVVKAFAYGSDAEKVALKLQSLGADYFAVAYVKEGIALRDAGITRPILVLHPQAVSFDTLIERCLEPSIYSRKILEAFLETAAKHEQKEYPVHLKFNTGLNRLGFGENDIDFIIGKLKGTDYLKALSIFSHLAASEDLNEKEFTKKQIDTFQKIASEIDKKLDHIPFKHLLNTSGIVNYPGAQHHMVRSGIGLYGYGNEAKIDAQLRPVVTLKTIISQIHKIKPGETVGYNRAYASDGYKISATLPLGHADGIGRQYGNGKTYVYVNGKKAPIIGNVCMDMIMIDVTNINCNEGDEVIVFGKGLSANDFAQTADTISYELLTGISQRVKRSFIE, from the coding sequence ATGTCTGAAGTAAAGGAAACGGTTCTAGAAATCGATTTCAAAGCTTTGGAGCATAATTATCTTTATTTACGTTCCAAACTGCTGCCCAAAACCAAATTTTTAGCGGTCGTAAAGGCCTTTGCCTATGGCAGCGATGCCGAGAAAGTGGCCTTAAAACTACAAAGCCTAGGGGCCGATTATTTTGCCGTAGCCTATGTAAAAGAAGGTATTGCGCTGCGCGATGCGGGCATTACCCGACCTATTCTGGTATTGCATCCGCAAGCGGTAAGTTTTGACACTTTGATAGAACGGTGTTTGGAACCTAGCATATATTCCCGTAAAATTCTGGAGGCCTTTCTAGAGACAGCCGCAAAACACGAACAAAAAGAGTATCCCGTTCACTTAAAATTCAATACCGGTTTAAACCGATTGGGTTTTGGGGAGAACGATATAGATTTTATTATCGGGAAATTAAAAGGGACCGATTACTTAAAGGCACTGTCTATTTTCTCGCATTTGGCCGCATCGGAAGATTTAAACGAAAAAGAGTTCACAAAAAAACAAATCGATACTTTTCAGAAAATCGCTTCTGAAATAGATAAAAAGTTAGACCATATTCCTTTTAAACATTTATTGAACACATCGGGAATCGTAAATTATCCCGGAGCCCAGCATCATATGGTACGCAGTGGTATAGGTCTTTATGGATATGGCAATGAAGCAAAAATCGACGCCCAGTTAAGACCAGTCGTCACTTTGAAAACCATTATTTCCCAAATTCATAAAATAAAGCCCGGTGAGACCGTGGGGTACAACAGGGCCTATGCATCGGACGGTTACAAAATATCGGCAACTTTACCCTTGGGCCATGCAGATGGTATCGGCAGGCAATATGGTAACGGAAAAACATATGTGTACGTAAACGGTAAAAAGGCTCCCATTATAGGTAATGTATGTATGGATATGATTATGATAGATGTTACCAATATTAATTGTAATGAGGGCGATGAAGTCATCGTTTTTGGGAAAGGGCTTTCCGCAAACGACTTTGCCCAAACTGCCGATACCATTTCTTACGAACTGTTAACAGGTATTTCACAGCGTGTAAAACGCTCATTTATAGAATAG
- a CDS encoding DUF819 family protein: protein MIAPWLISAFTVIAVYYLDKWENKHIKSVFDWVPAILLAYIIPAIVSYVLNADYSQAHIHSFSKDYFIPLAIVAVMSSLSLGQLKSIGFKPLLVFASGSLFIAVFPILLMLFFSDSELISQTLTIDDYWMGIPPIVGSWIGGSTSQLVLKELVECPENIFLTVLVMDNILVNIWTILMFQSIKKSGTLNAWFTITDVAIPEDIRVEKGTKLKPLLSALILLACVVLCNFIIESFVVKVVLLSLTGLALSNFIKQWNFTFALKAGRILIIIVMAILGLKLQIATLGFNMPFFGFLIVWLLGHFIFMLIIAKLLNVNMAWVPIASMANVGGIATAPAVTAAYNIKWMPHAIVLAILSMATGTFWGMLTIWLLKTFIK from the coding sequence ATGATAGCACCGTGGCTTATTTCTGCATTTACTGTTATTGCGGTCTACTATTTGGATAAATGGGAAAATAAACACATTAAGTCGGTTTTTGATTGGGTACCTGCAATATTGTTGGCTTACATTATACCTGCCATTGTCTCCTACGTTTTAAATGCCGACTATTCCCAAGCCCATATACACAGCTTTAGTAAGGATTATTTTATTCCCTTGGCCATTGTTGCCGTCATGAGCAGTTTGTCTCTAGGTCAATTAAAGTCCATTGGCTTTAAACCCTTATTGGTTTTTGCATCTGGATCACTTTTCATTGCGGTTTTCCCCATATTGCTTATGCTCTTTTTTTCAGATTCTGAATTGATTTCCCAAACTTTGACTATAGATGATTACTGGATGGGTATACCGCCCATCGTAGGCAGTTGGATTGGGGGAAGTACCAGCCAATTGGTATTGAAAGAGTTGGTAGAATGTCCTGAAAATATTTTTCTTACCGTTTTGGTAATGGATAATATCTTAGTAAATATATGGACCATCCTCATGTTCCAAAGCATCAAAAAGAGTGGCACGCTTAATGCATGGTTCACTATTACCGATGTAGCCATACCTGAAGATATACGTGTTGAAAAAGGAACTAAACTAAAACCGTTGTTAAGTGCCTTGATTTTATTGGCATGCGTAGTATTATGTAATTTCATCATTGAAAGTTTTGTAGTTAAAGTGGTATTGTTATCCTTAACGGGTTTGGCATTGAGCAATTTTATAAAGCAATGGAACTTTACGTTCGCTTTAAAGGCGGGGAGGATATTGATTATTATAGTTATGGCCATTTTGGGTTTAAAACTGCAAATTGCCACTCTTGGTTTTAATATGCCTTTTTTTGGTTTTCTTATTGTATGGCTTTTGGGTCATTTTATTTTTATGCTGATTATAGCAAAGCTGTTGAATGTGAATATGGCTTGGGTGCCTATAGCCAGTATGGCCAATGTTGGTGGTATTGCGACTGCTCCAGCGGTCACTGCTGCTTATAATATCAAATGGATGCCACATGCCATTGTACTTGCCATTTTAAGTATGGCAACCGGTACGTTTTGGGGTATGTTAACGATTTGGTTATTGAAGACTTTTATAAAATAA